The following proteins come from a genomic window of Parambassis ranga chromosome 4, fParRan2.1, whole genome shotgun sequence:
- the LOC114434280 gene encoding regulator of G-protein signaling 21-like isoform X1 yields the protein MPSLIIEPLNTQHFIMDRDDRKRNKNIGKNFMCRLQCMFSHSSSSESRLSLEDTQQWSQSLERLLESKYGLATFRSFLKSEYSDENIEFWLTCEDYKKIKSSFRMSSKAKKIYEQFIKAESPKEINIDYHTREQIKRNVKTPTMHCFDDAQKIVYGLMERDSYPRFLRSDIYRTLLENLAADTAKG from the exons ATGCCCAGCCTAATCATCGAACCACTcaacacacagcacttcatcaTGGACAGAgatgacaggaagagaaacaagaaCAT TGGAAAGAACTTCATGTGCCGACTCCAGTGCATGTTCTCACACTCGTCAAGCTCTGAGAG CAGGCTAAGTTTAGAAGATACCCAACAATGGTCACAGTCACTGGAAAGGCTTCTCGAGTCTAAAT ATGGACTTGCTACTTTTCGCAGCTTTCTTAAATCTGAATACAGCGATGAGAATATTGAGTTCTGGCTCACCTGCGAGGACTACAAGAAGATCAAGTCTTCATTCCGAATGTCCTCGAAAGCCAAGAAGATTTATGAGCAGTTCATTAAAGCAGAGTCGCCTAAAGAG ATCAACATCGACTATCACACCCGAGAGCAGATCAAAAGGAACGTCAAGACTCCCACCATGCACTGCTTTGACGACGCTCAGAAAATAGTTTACGGGCTGATGGAAAGAGACTCGTACCCACGCTTTCTACGCTCGGACATTTATAGAACTCTCCTGGAAAACCTCGCCGCTGACACCGCGAAGGGATGA
- the LOC114434280 gene encoding regulator of G-protein signaling 21-like isoform X2: MPSLIIEPLNTQHFIMDRDDRKRNKNIGKNFMCRLQCMFSHSSSSERLSLEDTQQWSQSLERLLESKYGLATFRSFLKSEYSDENIEFWLTCEDYKKIKSSFRMSSKAKKIYEQFIKAESPKEINIDYHTREQIKRNVKTPTMHCFDDAQKIVYGLMERDSYPRFLRSDIYRTLLENLAADTAKG, encoded by the exons ATGCCCAGCCTAATCATCGAACCACTcaacacacagcacttcatcaTGGACAGAgatgacaggaagagaaacaagaaCAT TGGAAAGAACTTCATGTGCCGACTCCAGTGCATGTTCTCACACTCGTCAAGCTCTGAGAG GCTAAGTTTAGAAGATACCCAACAATGGTCACAGTCACTGGAAAGGCTTCTCGAGTCTAAAT ATGGACTTGCTACTTTTCGCAGCTTTCTTAAATCTGAATACAGCGATGAGAATATTGAGTTCTGGCTCACCTGCGAGGACTACAAGAAGATCAAGTCTTCATTCCGAATGTCCTCGAAAGCCAAGAAGATTTATGAGCAGTTCATTAAAGCAGAGTCGCCTAAAGAG ATCAACATCGACTATCACACCCGAGAGCAGATCAAAAGGAACGTCAAGACTCCCACCATGCACTGCTTTGACGACGCTCAGAAAATAGTTTACGGGCTGATGGAAAGAGACTCGTACCCACGCTTTCTACGCTCGGACATTTATAGAACTCTCCTGGAAAACCTCGCCGCTGACACCGCGAAGGGATGA